From the Lathyrus oleraceus cultivar Zhongwan6 chromosome 3, CAAS_Psat_ZW6_1.0, whole genome shotgun sequence genome, the window GAAGCCACAAATTGCGAGCATAAGCAGTGTTTAACCACCATAATGCGATATAAACATTCGTTcaataaaatcaaccaaccaatATATAATTTTCTATGAAGAACTTAGTTGCTTTGAATGTCTCATTGTACCTAAGGATAGGTAGGAGCGAGTTCCGCAATCTCgtcaaacaccctaataaaaactttttttgcgaccccttttatttttccttttcaatCTTTTATCACTTGAAGAAAACAAATGGCATACGCTAACATTCTAATTGCAAACCTAACTAAATGGTTCACGTTGAGTACAAGGGACataaggggtgctaatactttccccttgcgtaatcgactcccgaaccctgatttgcTTGCGAAGACCATTTTCTctttcttttaagggttttatcgatattttctctttccttctTCAGAATAAAtaaagcacggtggcgactctgttcaatCATCAGCGAGCGTGCAAACACTCGTAGGTCATATTTTTTTATGATGTGACAGTTATACCCCTCAATTATTATATCAAAATCGACGTAAGTAATGGTTTTTTTCCCTCGTTTATTACCAAAAACCAGGAGTTATGTGGCGTGCGCAAcataattttgaaaataaaaaatattgtTGCTATGAGTAAACCAGGAGTTATATGACAATTTTAACTATCCATTATGTTATTCACAAACCGAGGGGTAAGGTGGCAGATTCCATGTCGCCCTTTGTTACCTCACTTGTCTAACCAAGATATAATCCTCTTTGGCCCGAGGTAAAATGAGTATATTTTTGTAGTAGTGAAAATCATTGTCTCGGGAAAATCTTTTGATCTACCGTTTAGAATCCATGGTGCTCACTTGTAAACAAAACCCTTTTCCCCCATGGTTTGTGCCACTTGTTGTAAAATAGAAAGGTTCAATCACACCAAAAAAATTGATATGTGTGGACAAAGAATAATGACATGCAAAATAAATGGCCTTCAACAAAAATAACTCTCTATCCAAGAAGACAACAACTTAACTTGGGAAAAGAAAACAAAAGTCAAGAAACACAATAACTTATTTATCCAATTCAATCAAATGATTTAGTCTAGGAGACAGGGTAGTCCTTTGATTCACTATGCTTCTAAGAATTGTTACAAAAGATTACAAATGAGTTACAAGAAAGTAGTTAccaaaattctaaaaaaaataaCTTTATTTTATCCAAAGTATTTCTCAATCTCTCCAACTCTCTATATATGAATCAAACATGCGCAAGATATTTAATAGTGTTTCTCAATTCCCATTAAATATCTTCAAAGATTTTTCAAAATCTAAAAAACACTCTTAACAATTTACCTTTCCGTCTCTAAGATTACCATTAAGATTCTCAAACTCTTCTCTTTGTCTTAAGCTCTACCGTCAACCTCACTTTGTGCCCGCTTGCCAGCTCCTCCACCATACTCATTCAGCGTCGCAGACCAACTCTACTGCCAACCTCACTTTATACTGTCGCGCTAGTTCCGCTGCAAATTTCCCCCGCAATTATGCCGTcaataatttttaatatttacAATTTTAAAATAGGTTGGATTTCTCTTTTTCgcttaaaattttaaaatattattcAAACAATTGAATATAAAAATGATTTTAGGAACAACATTGCTTATCTAACTAAATTTATTGTTTTTTAATATGTGTATATTCTTCTTTAACATCCCAAATCCAGAAACAGAAGAAAAAAATAACATCACCTGAGTTTTCTGTTTCATGAAGGAAAAAAAAGACATGAAACGAAGCTCTAAGAATTTTGTATGTAAAACAAAAAGAACATGTACATGTTTAAAAATGGAATCATGATGAAAAGTCAAAAAGTTATCATAAAAAAGCCACTATACACGCGTCAGCAAGAGAAACCTCGCTGTCTTCCATTTCTTCATTTTTGCTTTAAGCCACGTGTCGATGATGAATTAGTTAGTTTAAAATCATATCATGTAGTATTAATTAATACTTAATTAAAGATTAATTATTATTTGTTTGTATGTTAGGGCACATAGGTACTTGTTTTAGTAGAGGCTTCATTCGTTTGAAATACTCCAACCGCAGTTTCTTATTAGCTGTATTGAACAACGACACACAACGAAGCAGCATTTTTTTGTTCTTGAAAAGGTAAAGACATAAAAAGTAAGAAAGTTACATACACTCAGTACACTACGTAACGAAGTTATACTGTATTTTGTAGAATTtatttttttaggtttcttatAGTGAAGGTAATCTTAATTCATCTCTTTCAATTGAAATGAAAATCTTGTTTCTTCACTATTGAATTATGTTGCTCCACTAAATACAACCCTTTTTTTAAGATAATATACTATTCAATCTAACTTGGATTTTATAATAGGCGTGAAAGCGAGTTCATTATTATGCTTCGCGTTTTGTAGTATATATGTTAATATCAGAGAGGACCAACTCAAATGGTTAGATAGTTAAAGATATGTTGAGTGATCAGTTATTCTTATTTCACTTTTTGTTTTAATAGGTGGTCGGATCTTCTTACCTCTCGCTCTCGCCAGAGGTTTGTCGCGCGTTTAGCTAAGGAATAGCCATATTGTTTTCTATAGTAAATTAAGAGTCATATATTAAAAACAAAAGAACCAATaaataaaaggaaattcaaataAAACTAAGAGCACTATAATGGCTAAGGAACAAGTATACGATCCTGATTAAAAGTTAGAATAGAAACCAATCAGAAAATCAAGAAAACATCCCAATTACCTCATAGGAATAACATAAATCAAtctaaaaaaatatcaaaacttATTCAGAATCTCCTAGCTAGCATATTTCCGAATATCAGGCCGGTAGTTGGTTGAATTATTTTTTCTTCTTTGTAGATCGGTATATTGTTTGGTcgatttgttttttttttagcTATGAATTGTTGGTTTTTGCTCTTTGGCTTGTCAACTTTGTCTGTTTTTTTGTCGGATTTATTATTCTTGTGCTTTGTTGGTGCTCTGTTTAATAAAATTATACACTTACACTATTTTGTAAAATTTATTTTATGAGTTTCTTTCCGCGAAGGAAATCTTATTTGAGGTCTAATTCATCTCTTTCAATTGAAATGGAAACCTTGTTTGTTCATTATTAAATTAGTTTTGTTTCACCAAATCCAACCTTTTTTTTTAAGATAATACATTATTCAATCTAACTTGGATTTTATAATAGGCGTGGATAGGAGTTCATGTCTATGCTTTGCGTTTTATCTTTCATATATTAGTTTGACTGAGGTCCAACTCAAGTGGTTAGATAATTAAAGACGTGTTGAATGATCAGTTACTCTCATTTCTCTTTTTCTATTTTAATAGGTGGTTAGATTTTTTTCTTTCCGCTTGCTTTTATTTTAGTGGTGTGTTGGATGACCAATTATACtccttttatttttttaaagGTGATCGTGTCTTCCTCCCTCCACTTCGCTCTCACGGGAGGTTTAGTGCATTTTTGGCTAAAGAATAGATTAGACTCGTGGTTGACTaccttgtttttctttttgtagaTCGATCTAATGTTTGGTTGATATGTTGTTTTTTCGTTTAACTTTGTGATGTTAGTTTTGCTCTTTGGCATATTTTTTCAGTCTAAATTTTATCTAATTTTTTTTTGTATGAATTTGTTATTCTACCGTAGTTCTGATGCTCTTTATTCTGTTTATAACCTTTGATTCTCTTTTTCATTATTGATACATAATTTCTATTTtacttttaaattttttaaaattatcaAAAACATGTTATATATTAAATTTACCACCATCATGTCAATTGATTCAATAATTTTGTGCACTTTTAATAATTATATGTAAAACATAAACTAAATCAATTCAATTCAATGATTGAATTATGAAATATTACCATAATAATTGTATATATTTGATTTCAAATCATTTAAACATCTATTACTATATATATTGGTAGTTAATATTTACATATATCTTAAATAATTTgtatatattaaaataaatttgatGTGTTTAACtatcaaatatttttttaaattctTTAAAATTGTATAGACtatctaatatatatatatatatatatatatatatatatatatatatatatatatcgttGGTACGTACGTACACAATACACTACATCACACGCATACACAATTGTAGACGCAGAGATGGGACCATTTTCTTTGTTGGTCTTAAAATTTGAGCCTTTTCATTGACGACAGGATCCGACTCTACCGCTTAACACCTTCAatcttcatttttattttttatttatttatttccctTTCTTCATCAATAATATCTTCTtatattccttcatcacttttttCTTATCTATATAATTCTCTCTTCtttttctctctcaattttccacTAACCTCAAACAGTAACCACACACATCTCATGGAAATGGAAAACCATaaccatcatcatcatgaacAGCACCAGCACTACGGTAGTAATACTATAACTGATCTCACACAGCTCATTAGCATTGGACAAAGGTCAACAACAACTAACCACTTCCCCACGGCGGAGCTATTCCCCTCCGGCAACCACCCAAATCTGGCAGTAACGGCGACACAACAACAATACGAGATGATGATGTTTGGTCGTCAGGTAGCCGATATAATGCCTCGGAGTCTTCATGACTTTGTTTCAAGAGATTCTCCTGCTGTTGCTGCTACTGCTACTGCTACTACCACTACAACGAGCGCTTCAACTCCTTCTCTTAGCGGTAACTTAGAGGCGGAAACTACTGGTTGCATTGGTGGAGGAGGTGGAAACATCGTTGATGCTTCCACCGGTAGATGGCCGAGACAAGAGACTCTTACTCTTCTTGAAATCAGATCTCGTCTTGATCCACAATTCAAAGAAGCTACTCAAAAGGGTCCTCTTTGGGATCAACTTTCTAGGTAGGTTTGCCATTTTCTTCTTCACTCTTTCTCCTTCAAATTCAGTATATGTTGTTGTTTGTAActatttgttgttgttgttgtttctcACTCTCTACTCAATTTTACAGtattgatgatgatgatggtgtagTTAGAAAATGTTTAAGTTCACATTCCAAGATTagtacttttttcctttttgaaATATTGTACCCTCTTTTAAGTGCaagtttttttttctcttttattacTTAATTAGTTTTAacttattttaaaaaattcattCAACTTTCTGATTCTTTTGTATTTATAATTCTATCTTTACATGGAATAACAGCAAGCAATCAATCACTGGCTCCTCCTTCAAAAACTCATTCCAATTGACAATTTGAATGACAATGCATGAATATAATAGCACTTTTCTTAGCCAAAGCTCATTGTATCATGTGGTTTAGTTGTTTGGGAATATTCATAACTCCACCTAGGGTTCAATTTTTCCTTGGGTGAACAATCTGTCTTCTGCGTGCAACTGCAGAGATCAATCTCTTGAGATAGCCGAGATCCATTTAAGAGGTTGATTTCTCTCAAAAATATGTTGTTCCGTATATATCGGCCATTGATCGAAATCAAGACCAATTCGTTAAGCAACCCAAATAACAACCATTTCTATCACAGACCATAATTGTACTGGCTAGGGTTAACATGTTATGTGCTTTTGCTGTTTTTCTTCCATACTGATTTTAcattgtttgtgtttgtgttgttgtaTTAAGGATAATGTGTGAAGAGCATGGTTATCAAAGGAGTGGAAAAAAATGCAGGGAGAAGTTTGAAAATCTATACAAATACTACAAGAAAACAAAAGAAGGAAAAGCAGGAAGACAAGATGGAAAACACTACAGATTCTTTCGTCAACTCGAAGCCTTATATGGCGAAAACAACAATAACCCTTCTTCATCTTCACTCCCACAAAACAATTTCGGAACCAACAACAATCAAGAAATGTTTCATTCTCACAACAAATATTGCGATAGTCTCAGCCTCACAAACTCCACCGAATTCGACACGTCTTCGTCTGACAACAACGACGACAACGATCATAGCATCGAGGGACTCAAGGAGAACGAGGGCTCCATGGATAAGCGAAAAAAGAGGATGAGCGGAAGAAGCTTCTGGAAGGTAAAGATAAAAGACTTCATCGACTCACAGGTGAAGAAGTTGGTAGAGAAGCAAGAGGAATGGTTGGAGAAACTCACGAAAACACTTGAACAAAAGGAAAAGGAGAGAGTTTTGAGAGAAGAAGAATGGAGGAAACAAGAGAAAGAGAGGTTGGAAAAAGAGCATAATTTTTGGGCTAAAGAAAGAGCATGGATTGAAGCTAGAGATGCCGCTTTAATGGAAGCTTTGCAGAAACTAAAAGGAAACGATGAAACAATAACAAAGACGCAATCCTCTTCTCATGATGGAAACAAGAAGAGAAAGGAAAATACAAGAGGATGTTTCTACTTTGATAATAACAACAATGTTGAAAGATCTTGTTTATATAACAACAATGGAGTTGGAGTTGGAGTAGGAGTAGGAGTTTCCTATTGTGATGATCAAAGGGAAGTACAAACAAACGACGGTTCGAATTCTAACAACGTTGTTGTTGCAGCTGAAAGTTGTTTTCCATTTTTGATGGGTGAGGGTGGAAATTTGTGGGATAATTACAGGGTTAATAAACCTAATCAAAACCAGTGATTAGTGCTTTTTTTTATGTTGAAAACTGAAAAGTTAGTTTTGTAAGAATCTAAATTCAAACTCTTGTTGAAATAGTTGTTGACTGAGTTTTCTTCTCCAAAACATCAGAGgttaaaacaaaaacaaaaaaactgTGTTCAGATTTATTCGACACTGATACAGGTGAGTGTTTCTTTGTCATGTTTGTCTCCTTACTCTCCTCATGCATGTATTATTCTTTTCttaaatttttggatatttaaatTAGTAATTGATGGACACTCATTATTTGTAACTATCTATTGAATATCAGTTCCTTTTCATGGTGGTTGGTGGTAGAGTTACGGTGGTGTAATGGTAGTTGGCGGTGGAGTTCCAAAGTTCGGCAGCCAATAACCACCACTGtaatttttaaattattaataaatattatttttgtaaataaagttattttttgaattatgaaaaatatattttaaataggaaatatattttatttatttatttatttatttaaacaATTTTCAGTAGTGTAGAATGGTTCCAGATGGCCATGAAACATTAACCTATTTAAATAGTTTGGGCCTGAGTTCTGTTATTGAAAAACAAATTATATTACTCTTTATTTATCATTGATAATTTTTTTTATGATGTatagattttaaaatttaaataatcTACATGTCGCAAAATAAATAGAATGTTCTATTACTAATGTTTTAAGTGTATTAGAATAAAATTATAATCctatttttttatcataaataaaaattcactttttatatattaaataattaatataattgaaGTATATAAATGTAAATTAGATATTCTATTATTAAATAATTTCAAAAAgtaaatttttaatttttaattataataaaataaaataatagaGGAATAATCAAATAAATCTTTAATTTTTAGATCTCAAATACCTAGTTATGAATCTATAAAAGATTTGTTGAGTGGAACTTACGCAATTAATCAATCATCTCTCAGTTTTATGTGAGATAGAGTTTTTAGGCCGATAAAGTGGCTTGGACCTCTGCTTGAGTAGATTTTCAAAGTGTTTGAATTGTTGCATGGTCTAGGTTAAGGAAAATAGATATCTTTAGGTTTGGCCTCAATCCAACATTCCTTGATCTAAGCGAGTTAGAAAATAagtaataaaataattttattgaaAAAAATGACGATTAATCATTGAATGACTATTATGATTATTCTCATAAAAAGTGTTTTATTTCTTTGACTTATTCGAAGCGGAATTCACTCAAGTGGCTAGACATGTAAGGATGCATTGAATTAGTAGTTTTTCTCCTTTTGTTTTATATAGGCATCGAGTCTACCTTTCTCTAGTTTGCTCTCTCTAAAGATTTGTTCTATGATAGATTAAATGTTTcctgttttttttttgtttagttattttttcttttcgttttttATTTATTTGACTTTCGAGCGTTAGCGAGATTTCTCATTCTTGCGTATTTCTTAtcctctttattctttttgttttatgtcaTAACTCTTGATTATATCCACtatttaatatataattttaaataaataaaataaaataatatcaaagtgTAAAGGTTTACTAGACTATAATTATCACATCATTTAAAATATTTGATTTAAATAATAAATAACTTTAAAAGATAGTAGGTTATAGGTTGATAATATAAAATTTTATTCATCAAACTTGtgttgtattttttttaatatctTAGAGATACAAAGTTTCTATATAGTTTCTAAAAAAATGTTGACTTGGAAGTAGACTCATCATACACTGTGGCATTGTTAGGAGATTCAACTTCTGTAAACAAAATGTGAGCCTTAAAATCTAACGAGTGTTTGGAACCCAACAAAATTCTATTCACTTGTTACTTGAGGAATAGTTTATTAATTAATGTAATTTAATTACAACAATAAATACAAAGTACACATAAGAAGAAAAACACTTCTCAAGAGCATAGTTTCTATGTTTCTGCCTGACCCGAAATGAGTCATGATATCAACCGTAAGCCCTTAACTGGCCCTATTGCTGTAGCTTCACCCAAAGGGGTTGCCGGTTGTAACTGAAGTTTTCTGTTTTCAACGCCATGAACTTTCAGTTAAGATATCGAAATATATATTCTCTCTTCTTTTAGAATATTTTCCACTGTTGTGCTTGATAAGTCACTATAAAATGACAACACTATTTGTTGGGTTTTGTACTCAAAGGAACATTAAATGCTACCACCAAAGTAAAATTGTTGCAGTACACCGATTCTCTGTCAACACCGTTCCTTGCTTTTCTTATATTGAATTCAAAGTTAATGGACTCAAGTACTAAATTGTTCTCTCATCTACTAAGCTATCTCAAATAACCTCCAGAAAATTTGAAGTTTTAACTAATTAAAACTCTAAATCTGTAAAATGTTACTTAAATGAGTTCTTTCTATAATATTTAGGCATTGTTCGAATTGATGAAATGAGATTAAATTGGATGATATTCTATTATTTAGATTAGTTAAAATCatcaataataattaaaaaaattaatttctctAATTATTCAGATTTGTAAACCTGTTATTTACTCATTATATATTCAAAATTCAATAGTTTGATTAGTGGAGAATCAGTAGGAGATTTGTTACTTTGATTCAACCAAATTAGGTTTATTACATTTGTAGGTTTATTACATTTGTATATATACACGGCCGGAAATTAATAGTAATTATCATTTTCATTCACGTTTTATCTCTCTATATGGTATCGGTTGGAAATGATCCAGGTCTATCCTTTTAATTCAGAACACTGTCACTCATTCTTGCTACTAACCTCGCCTCCCATGGCCACCGACAACTCCTACTACATCACCGATTCTTATGAGTTATCCAAACCATTTGCATGCATCACTCTTAGTAATGTCACTAAGCTTCTTCTCACCAATTATCTTAATTGGCAATTCCAAGTTTGAAGTTTTTCTTGATGGCTTTGATCTTCTCAATTAGTCAGATGGATCTTTCCCCGTGCTGTCGACAATGATCTCCACCATTGCAACACCTCCAATGGCGACAACAAATCCTACTTATCAAACATGGCGTCGATAGGATCGCCTCATCTATGGGGCCATCCTCACCACTCTCTCCAACGAAGTGTCCTCTCTGATGTCTCAGACAAAGACCTCGCATGATCTTTGGACTCTCCTCAAGAACGCATATGCCAAGGCATCTTGCAGCCATCTTAAGAACTCAAAGAGCATCTCTGAATGGCTTTCAAAGGTACCAAATCCATCACAACCTATATGCACTCTCTGAAGCAAACAACATACCTTCTTGCTTCACTCAGATCTTGATGACAGTCAGTTATTGCATAAATTTAATCGAAAAATCAGatcaaaacaagtgaaagatgagtcaaaatgaagaagaaagaccaaagaatgaggaaaaaatagtTAAGTGTGAAAATTGTAGACTTAGTGAAATTTTGGATgaaaaagggagaaaaaaatGAAGCTTCAGAAATAATCACATGCACCATCGCGCATCATCGCGTGCATGATAGGGCAATAAAAGCTGCATCACATGATGCAAGTCATCACGCGTGTGATGGTCCATTTTTCTGGGCTTTTCTGACGCGTTATGGTCCATTCTGAAACAAATAAAAGGGGATTTTCAGCACTTTCACATGGGTGTATGATTTTGAGAGAGCAAAGCACGGTTTGGAGAGCACTAAGGATAATTTTTAGGGTATTTGAAGTCATTGGGGCCATTA encodes:
- the LOC127125684 gene encoding trihelix transcription factor PTL; translated protein: MEMENHNHHHHEQHQHYGSNTITDLTQLISIGQRSTTTNHFPTAELFPSGNHPNLAVTATQQQYEMMMFGRQVADIMPRSLHDFVSRDSPAVAATATATTTTTSASTPSLSGNLEAETTGCIGGGGGNIVDASTGRWPRQETLTLLEIRSRLDPQFKEATQKGPLWDQLSRIMCEEHGYQRSGKKCREKFENLYKYYKKTKEGKAGRQDGKHYRFFRQLEALYGENNNNPSSSSLPQNNFGTNNNQEMFHSHNKYCDSLSLTNSTEFDTSSSDNNDDNDHSIEGLKENEGSMDKRKKRMSGRSFWKVKIKDFIDSQVKKLVEKQEEWLEKLTKTLEQKEKERVLREEEWRKQEKERLEKEHNFWAKERAWIEARDAALMEALQKLKGNDETITKTQSSSHDGNKKRKENTRGCFYFDNNNNVERSCLYNNNGVGVGVGVGVSYCDDQREVQTNDGSNSNNVVVAAESCFPFLMGEGGNLWDNYRVNKPNQNQ